GGCCAAGCTCGACGGCGCCGATGCCAAGACGCTGCGCGACACCATGGACAAACTGAAAGACAAGCTCAAGACCGCCATCATCGTGCTGGCCGCCGTCGACGGCGACAAGGTGCAGATCGCGGCCGGTGTCACCGCCGACACCGTGGGCAAGGCCAAGGCCGGCGAGCTGGTCAACTTCGTGGCGCAGCAGGTCGGCGGCAAGGGCGGCGGCAAGGCCGACATGGCCATGGCCGGCGGCACCGATGCGGCGGGCGTGCCTGCCGCGCTGAAGTCGGTTCAGGGCTGGGTCGCGGAACGCGTCTGATGACAGGCGCGCTGCCCGGCGAGGTGTCTGGCGCGCCGCATGGCGAGGTGCTCGTGATGGGCGCGGGCACCATCGGCTGCTACATCGGCGGCCGGCTCGCCGCGGCGGGCGTGCCCGTCACCTTCGTCGGCCGGCCCCGCGTGCTCAAGAAGCTTGCGGACCACGGCCTCTCGCTCAGCGACCTCGACGGCGCGAAGCACCACATCCTGCCGTCGGCGCTGCGCCTGTGCGAGCAGGTGCCCGCCGGCGCCAAACCCGCGCTGGTGCTCCTTTGCGTGAAGAGCGGCGCCACCGCCGAGGCAGCGGGCGAACTGGCTTTCTCGCTGCCCGCGGGCACCACGGTCGTCTCGCTGCAGAACGGCATCTCCAACAGCGCCGCCGCATCGCAGGCCGGCCCGTCGCTCAATGTGCTGCCGGGCATGGTGCCGTACAACGTCGCCGAGATCGGCGACGGCGCCTTCCATCGCGGCACGCCCGGCCGGCTCGCCGCGAAGGACGACGCGGCGCTGCGTCCCTGGCTCCCCGTGTTCGAGCGCGCCGGCGTGCCGCTCGACCTGCACGAAGACCTGCTGCCGGTGCAGTGGGGCAAGCTGCTGCTGAACCTCAACAACCCGGTCAACGCGCTCTCGGGCCTGCCGCTGCGCGAAGAGCTGATGCATCGCGGGTATCGCCAGTGCTTTGCGGCGCTCATCGACGAAACCCTGGGTGTGCTCGGCGTGAGCGGCATCACGCCCGCGCAGGTGGCGGCCGTGCCGGCGCAGCGGCTGGCGAGCCTGCTGCGCTTGCCCGACTGGCTCTTTCGCATCGTCGCGGCGCGCATGCTGCGCATCGATGCCAAGGCGCGCTCCAGCATGGCCGACGATCTTGCGCTCGGCCGACGCACGGAGATCGACGCGCTCAGCGGCGAGGTCGTGCGCCTCGCGCAGGAGCACGGCCTGAGTGCGCCGCGCAACGCACGCATGGTCGCGTTGCTCGAAGCCTGGCCGCAGCGGCCGGAGCGCTGGCCGGCACGCCAATTG
This region of Variovorax sp. RKNM96 genomic DNA includes:
- a CDS encoding 2-dehydropantoate 2-reductase; this encodes MTGALPGEVSGAPHGEVLVMGAGTIGCYIGGRLAAAGVPVTFVGRPRVLKKLADHGLSLSDLDGAKHHILPSALRLCEQVPAGAKPALVLLCVKSGATAEAAGELAFSLPAGTTVVSLQNGISNSAAASQAGPSLNVLPGMVPYNVAEIGDGAFHRGTPGRLAAKDDAALRPWLPVFERAGVPLDLHEDLLPVQWGKLLLNLNNPVNALSGLPLREELMHRGYRQCFAALIDETLGVLGVSGITPAQVAAVPAQRLASLLRLPDWLFRIVAARMLRIDAKARSSMADDLALGRRTEIDALSGEVVRLAQEHGLSAPRNARMVALLEAWPQRPERWPARQLQDALGL